The Delphinus delphis chromosome 2, mDelDel1.2, whole genome shotgun sequence genome contains a region encoding:
- the LOC132417564 gene encoding LOW QUALITY PROTEIN: alpha-1-antitrypsin-like (The sequence of the model RefSeq protein was modified relative to this genomic sequence to represent the inferred CDS: deleted 1 base in 1 codon), with protein MASSITWGLLLLADLCSQVPGAMRQSSPDIYQYDLPHFSSFAFSLYHELARQSNDKIIFSPVSIAIAFAMSLSLGTKDDTYIQILKGIGFKFKKAPKADIHKGLGSLPETLKQPNSQFQLTASTMLIIDENPKQKPEFLYNVKKLYHSKALSINFRNIKEAKKEIKHQIKIRTQGIIVDLVKELDEDTALALVNYIIFEVLPIYTCPNCPFLEPTI; from the exons ATGGCATCCTCCATCACGTGGGGCCTCCTCCTGCTGGCAGACCTGTGTAGTCAAGTCCCTGGCGCCATGCGTCAGTCCAGCCCTGATATTTATCAATATGATCTCCCACACTTCTCCAGCTTCGCCTTCAGCCTGTACCATGAACTGGCCCGTCAGTCCAACGACAAAATCATCTTCTCCCCAGTGAGCATCGCTATAGCCTTTGCGATG TCTCTCTCCCTGGGAACCAAAGATGATACTTACATCCAGATCCTGAAGGGCATAGGCTTCAAGTTTAAGAAGGCGCCTAAGGCTGATATCCACAAAGGCTTAGGGAGTCTCCCTGAAACCCTTAAGCAGCCAAACAGTCAGTTCCAGCTGACCGCCAGCACTATGCTAATCATTGATGAGAATCCGAAGCAAAAGCCTGAGTTTTTGTACAATGTCAAGAAGCTGTACCACTCAAAAGCCCTGTCCATCAACTTCAGGAACATCAAAGAGGCCAAGAAAGAGATCAAGCATCAGATAAAGATAAGAACTCAGGGAATAATTGTGGATTTGGTCAAAGAGCTTGACGAAGACACGGCTCTCGCTCTGGTGAACTACATAATTTTTGAAG TTCTGCCAATTTACACTTGCCCAAACTGTCCATTTCTGGAACCTACGATCTGA
- the LOC132420021 gene encoding alpha-1-antitrypsin-like gives MASSITWGLLLLAGLCCLVPVSLAEGLQGHAVQETDASQQDREHRQEAACHKIAPNLVDFAFSVYRRVAHESNATNIFFSPVSIATAFAMLSLGTKGDTHTEILEGLDFNLTTRIEAEIHEGFQHLLHTLNQPDNKLQLTTGNGLFINESAKLVSKFLEDVKNLYHSEAFSINFRDAEEAKKKINDYVKKGSQGKIVDLVDDLDQDTVFALVNYIFFKGKWEKPFEEEHTTERDFHVDEETTVKVPMMNRLGMFDLHYCDRLTSWVLLMDYVGNATAVFILPDQGKLQHLEDQLSKELLAKVLEKRYASSANLHLPKLSISGTYDLKTLLGKLGITKVFSNGADLSGITEEVPLKLSKAVHKAVLTIDEKGTEATGATILEAIPMSIPPEVEYNRPFFFIIYDKNTKTPLFMGKVVNPTQK, from the exons ATGGCATCCTCCATCACGTGGGGCCTCCTCCTGCTGGCAGGCCTGTGCTGCCTGGTCCCCGTCTCATTGGCTGAGGGTCTCCAGGGACACGCTGTCCAGGAGACAGACGCATCCCAGCAGGATCGTGAGCACCGCCAGGAAGCAGCCTGCCACAAGATCGCCCCCAACCTGGTCGACTTCGCCTTCAGCGTGTACCGCCGAGTGGCCCATGAGTCCAATGCCACCAACATCTTCTTCTCCCCAGTGAGCATCGCTACAGCCTTTGCGATGCTCTCGCTGGGGACCAAGGGTGACACTCACACCGAGATCCTGGAGGGCCTAGATTTCAACCTCACTACAAGAATAGAGGCTGAGATCCACGAAGGTTTCCAGcatcttctccacaccctcaaccAGCCAGACAACAAGCTGCAGCTGACCACTGGCAATGGCCTGTTCATCAACGAGAGCGCGAAGCTAGTGAGTAAGTTTCTGGAGGATGTCAAGAACCTGTACCACTCTGAAGCCTTCTCCATCAACTTCAGGGATGCTGAAGAGGCCAAGAAAAAGATCAACGATTACGTAAAGAAGGGAAGCCAAGGAAAAATTGTGGATCTGGTAGATGATCTTGACCAAGACACAGTTTTTGCTCTGGTGAATTACATATTCTTTAAAG GAAAATGGGAGAAGCCCTTTGAGGAAGAGCACACCACAGAGAGGGACTTCCACGTGGATGAAGAAACCACCGTGAAGGTGCCCATGATGAACCGCCTGGGCATGTTTGACCTCCACTACTGCGACAGGCTCACCAGCTGGGTACTGCTGATGGACTACGTGGGGAACGCCACCGCCGTCTTCATCCTGCCCGACCAGGGGAAACTGCAGCATCTGGAGGACCAGCTCAGCAAGGAGCTTCTCGCCAAGGTCCTGGAAAAGAGATACGCAAG TTCTGCCAATTTACACTTGCCCAAACTGTCCATTTCTGGAACCTACGATCTGAAAACTCTCCTGGGTAAACTGGGCATCACCAAGGTCTTCAGCAACGGGGCTGACCTCTCAGGGATCACCGAGGAAGTGCCTCTGAAGCTGTCCAAG GCAGTGCACAAGGCTGTGCTGACCATCGATGAGAAAGGGACAGAAGCTACGGGGGCCACGATTCTGGAAGCCATCCCCATGTCAATTCCCCCGGAAGTCGAGTACAACAGACCCTTCTTCTTCATCATCTACGATAAAAACACCAAGACTCCCCTCTTCATGGGAAAGGTGGTGAATCCCACCCAAAAGTAA